One Symbiobacterium terraclitae DNA window includes the following coding sequences:
- a CDS encoding ABC transporter substrate-binding protein: MRRRVSAIPRLIACLLAAGLLFGCARPSAPAQPGPSTAPTAQQGTQEPGNPDSGGQQPGASEPADELSEAVEPLASLQMQAPAAPPSILLAHLAAQERLTSQVSEVSFQAFATLDQLRADMVKGQVQVAAVPTYVAANLYQKGLPVKLLNVTVWGHLSVLTADPDINGWEDLRGKTVYIPFKGDSPDLIFQIVAREAGLTEDDMSLAYVSAAPEALQMLMAGKADAAVLPEPVASAAIIQGKQNGVPVRELFELRQEWGRVTGREPVIPQIGTIAVTELIDEHPEVIAAIQEGLRESVQWIKANPAEAAAIGEPYLNGLKAQVIESSLGRTPFDFVPAAEAREEIEFFFTKLAELSPEIIGGGLPDDAFYYTGE; the protein is encoded by the coding sequence GCCGTCCACCGCCCCAACCGCCCAACAGGGCACCCAGGAGCCAGGCAACCCGGACTCCGGCGGCCAGCAGCCTGGCGCCTCGGAGCCGGCCGACGAGCTGTCTGAGGCGGTCGAGCCCCTGGCGTCGCTCCAGATGCAGGCGCCCGCCGCGCCCCCGTCGATCTTGCTGGCCCACCTGGCCGCGCAGGAGCGGCTGACCAGCCAGGTCTCGGAGGTCAGCTTCCAGGCCTTCGCCACGCTGGACCAGCTGCGGGCCGACATGGTGAAGGGCCAGGTGCAGGTGGCCGCGGTGCCCACCTACGTCGCCGCCAACCTGTACCAGAAGGGCCTGCCGGTGAAGCTGCTCAACGTGACCGTGTGGGGGCACCTCTCGGTGCTGACCGCCGACCCTGACATCAACGGCTGGGAAGACTTGCGCGGGAAGACGGTCTACATCCCCTTCAAGGGCGACTCGCCGGACCTGATCTTCCAGATCGTCGCACGGGAGGCCGGCCTCACCGAGGATGACATGAGCCTCGCCTACGTCTCAGCGGCCCCCGAGGCGCTGCAGATGCTGATGGCCGGCAAGGCCGACGCGGCGGTGCTGCCCGAGCCCGTGGCCAGCGCGGCCATCATCCAGGGCAAGCAGAACGGCGTGCCGGTGCGGGAACTGTTCGAGCTCCGGCAGGAGTGGGGCCGGGTGACGGGCCGCGAGCCGGTGATCCCGCAGATCGGCACCATCGCCGTGACCGAGCTGATCGATGAGCATCCCGAGGTGATCGCCGCCATCCAGGAGGGCCTCAGGGAGTCGGTGCAGTGGATCAAGGCCAACCCCGCCGAGGCCGCCGCGATCGGCGAGCCGTACCTGAACGGCCTCAAGGCCCAGGTGATCGAGAGCTCCCTCGGCCGCACCCCGTTTGACTTCGTGCCGGCGGCCGAGGCCCGGGAGGAGATCGAGTTTTTCTTCACCAAGCTCGCCGAGCTCTCGCCCGAGATCATCGGCGGCGGGCTGCCCGACGACGCGTTCTACTACACGGGCGAGTAG
- the pstB gene encoding phosphate ABC transporter ATP-binding protein PstB translates to MAVLLSEGFAVRNLDLHYGTQQVLHQVSLQIPDRAVTAVIGPSGCGKSSLLRCLNRMNDLVPGARVAGEVRYRGEDLYGVGADPMAVRHRIGMIFQKPNPFPKSVYDNVAFGPRVNGYEGDLDEIVETALRRAALWDEVKDRLRKPAPALSGGQQQRLCIARALAVNPEVLLMDEPTSALDPIATGKIEELMTDLKRTVTIVLVTHSLRQAARVADRTAFMLDGRLVEMDRTERIFSAPSDRRTEEYITGRFG, encoded by the coding sequence ATGGCCGTGCTGCTCTCCGAAGGCTTCGCCGTGCGGAACCTCGATCTCCACTACGGCACGCAGCAGGTTCTGCACCAGGTTTCACTGCAGATTCCCGACCGGGCGGTAACGGCGGTCATCGGCCCCTCCGGTTGCGGCAAGTCGAGCCTCCTGCGCTGCCTGAACCGGATGAACGACCTGGTGCCCGGCGCCCGCGTGGCCGGGGAGGTCCGATACCGCGGCGAGGACCTGTACGGCGTGGGCGCCGACCCGATGGCCGTCCGCCACCGCATCGGCATGATCTTCCAGAAGCCGAATCCCTTCCCCAAGTCCGTCTACGACAACGTCGCGTTCGGCCCCCGCGTCAACGGGTACGAGGGGGATCTCGACGAGATCGTGGAGACCGCCCTCCGGCGGGCGGCCCTGTGGGACGAGGTGAAGGACCGGCTGCGGAAGCCGGCCCCCGCCCTCTCCGGGGGCCAGCAGCAGCGGCTCTGCATCGCCCGGGCACTGGCAGTGAACCCCGAGGTGTTGTTGATGGACGAGCCGACCTCTGCCCTGGACCCCATCGCTACGGGCAAGATCGAGGAGCTGATGACCGACCTGAAGCGGACGGTCACCATCGTGCTGGTGACCCACAGTCTTCGGCAGGCCGCCCGCGTGGCCGACCGGACCGCCTTCATGCTCGACGGCCGCCTGGTGGAAATGGATCGGACGGAGCGAATTTTCTCCGCCCCGTCCGACAGGCGCACGGAAGAGTATATCACCGGGCGATTCGGGTAG